The following are from one region of the Spirochaetae bacterium HGW-Spirochaetae-1 genome:
- a CDS encoding B12-binding domain-containing radical SAM protein — translation MTKKFLLINPPYPLEESPSPPFGLMSLAAYLNKNNIDVIIEDFVVTPYTREYIENVIDHYKPDLIGATGVTMNIKKALAILEDCRDIAPKTPTVLGGPHATFDAQNILAENIFIDFIVRGEGEVTATELVKSLSRPSDLEKVAGISYRRGNEIVHNGEREFIQYLDSLPFPARHLCNLNKYKALGLPIGMMTSRGCPHRCIFCVGRRMVGGKVRYFSVERVVDELQMLAGMGFRQINIVDDLFTSHKKRCTEICNEIINRNIKVRWSAFARVDTIDRELLSSLHQAGCTVLCFGIESGNQEILDTVKKRTTLEMCRKAVAMCREAGILPLASYILGLPGETAETVTKTMEFAGGLGAQYGYHILSPFPGTEVRDKCAEYGIRIFHDDWDKYDANQAVCEPAGISGGEIDAIYKKFNNSLDAYIQCAISEYQKGTHLSDELDVVAEVTISRAVAWEIIKNNITGDPRYRNRDENALVDELVSRLAPLTSLSESTVKKEIRDFFKNKYLVYHEDTGLQWSSTI, via the coding sequence ATGACTAAAAAATTTTTATTGATAAATCCACCCTATCCCCTGGAAGAATCACCGTCGCCTCCTTTCGGACTCATGTCTCTTGCCGCATATCTCAACAAGAACAATATTGACGTTATTATCGAAGACTTCGTTGTCACTCCCTACACCAGGGAATACATAGAAAACGTCATCGATCATTATAAGCCCGATCTTATAGGCGCCACGGGCGTCACCATGAATATCAAAAAAGCCCTTGCCATACTGGAAGACTGCCGCGATATAGCACCAAAAACACCCACTGTCCTTGGCGGGCCCCATGCCACCTTTGATGCGCAAAATATCCTCGCAGAAAATATTTTTATCGATTTTATTGTCCGGGGAGAGGGGGAAGTTACGGCAACGGAACTGGTCAAATCCCTGTCCCGTCCTTCAGACCTTGAAAAGGTTGCGGGGATATCATACCGCCGAGGCAATGAGATAGTACACAACGGCGAGAGAGAATTCATCCAGTACCTCGATTCGCTGCCCTTCCCGGCCAGGCATTTATGCAATCTGAACAAGTACAAGGCTCTTGGACTGCCCATAGGAATGATGACATCGCGGGGCTGTCCTCACCGATGTATTTTCTGCGTGGGACGGCGCATGGTGGGAGGCAAGGTGCGCTATTTTTCCGTAGAGCGCGTTGTGGACGAGCTGCAGATGCTTGCCGGTATGGGATTTCGTCAGATCAATATAGTCGATGATCTCTTCACATCTCACAAAAAACGGTGTACTGAAATATGTAACGAGATAATAAACAGAAATATCAAAGTGCGCTGGAGCGCCTTTGCACGTGTTGATACGATTGACCGGGAACTTCTTTCATCGCTCCATCAGGCCGGCTGTACAGTGCTCTGTTTCGGCATAGAAAGCGGAAACCAGGAAATACTCGATACCGTTAAGAAAAGAACCACGCTGGAAATGTGCCGCAAGGCCGTAGCCATGTGTCGGGAAGCGGGAATATTGCCACTGGCCTCATACATTCTCGGTCTGCCCGGTGAAACCGCTGAAACAGTTACAAAGACCATGGAGTTTGCCGGCGGACTGGGCGCGCAATATGGATATCATATACTATCCCCATTCCCCGGCACGGAGGTACGGGATAAATGTGCTGAATATGGCATACGCATCTTCCACGATGACTGGGATAAATATGACGCAAATCAGGCAGTGTGTGAGCCCGCAGGTATCAGCGGCGGGGAGATTGATGCCATATATAAAAAATTCAACAACAGCCTCGACGCGTATATACAATGCGCTATTTCTGAATACCAGAAGGGAACCCACCTGTCCGATGAATTGGATGTAGTGGCCGAAGTAACTATTTCCCGAGCCGTTGCTTGGGAGATCATAAAGAATAATATTACCGGCGATCCCCGGTACAGAAATCGTGATGAAAATGCCTTAGTTGATGAACTTGTCAGCCGGCTCGCGCCCCTGACATCACTGAGCGAATCGACAGTGAAAAAGGAAATTAGAGATTTTTTTAAAAATAAATACCTGGTCTATCATGAAGACACCGGTCTGCAGTGGTCTTCCACGATATGA
- a CDS encoding nitroreductase family protein — protein sequence METNPVLLTIQNRRSRRRYTDTDLSSDTINAILEAGRWAPSGLNNQPWKFSIINNSEIKEKLAGLTKYSRIIRSCHTCIAVFYHIPSGYNRDKDIMSIGACIQNMLLAAESLHVGAVWLGEILNRKEEVSQVLNIDIQHELMAIISLGYSEEEPKTARKNLDDLMLNSYVDQLPRQK from the coding sequence ATGGAAACCAATCCCGTACTCCTGACCATCCAGAACCGCCGGTCCCGCCGGAGATATACTGACACAGACCTTAGTTCTGACACAATAAACGCCATTCTTGAGGCAGGACGGTGGGCACCTTCAGGACTCAATAATCAGCCCTGGAAATTCAGCATTATCAATAACAGTGAAATAAAGGAAAAACTGGCCGGCCTGACCAAATACAGCAGAATAATCAGGTCCTGCCACACCTGCATCGCCGTTTTTTACCACATCCCCTCGGGCTACAACCGCGACAAGGATATCATGAGCATCGGGGCCTGCATTCAGAACATGCTCCTGGCAGCCGAATCGCTCCATGTTGGAGCTGTCTGGCTTGGCGAGATATTAAACCGCAAGGAAGAGGTGAGCCAGGTTCTTAATATCGATATCCAGCACGAACTTATGGCGATCATCTCCCTGGGATATTCCGAAGAGGAACCGAAAACAGCCAGAAAAAATCTCGATGATCTCATGCTGAACTCCTACGTAGATCAGCTACCCCGTCAAAAATAG
- a CDS encoding repressor LexA, whose protein sequence is MVQKNKISEKKLTDKQQNIYEFIKDSIRESGFPPTVREVGDKFGITVKGAYDHVKAIEKKGFIKTEQNKSRAIVVIDQDDVIPTDAVNIPLIGRIAAGSPILAEENIEDYLSFPRSFIGSGDHFALKVRGDSMEDGGIFDGDIAIIKKQNIAQNGDIVAALLEEEATLKRYKLQGDAIHLIPENPAYAPIVVKDVLILGKLSAVFRKY, encoded by the coding sequence ATGGTCCAGAAAAATAAAATTAGCGAGAAAAAACTCACTGATAAACAGCAGAATATTTATGAATTCATAAAAGATTCCATCCGCGAATCGGGATTTCCTCCTACGGTCAGGGAGGTGGGGGACAAATTCGGCATCACAGTAAAAGGTGCCTATGATCATGTCAAGGCCATTGAAAAAAAGGGATTCATTAAAACAGAACAGAATAAATCCAGGGCCATTGTTGTAATTGACCAGGACGATGTCATTCCCACTGACGCGGTCAATATACCCCTTATCGGCCGGATAGCTGCCGGTTCTCCCATCCTTGCTGAAGAAAATATAGAAGATTATCTCAGTTTTCCCCGGTCGTTTATCGGGTCCGGTGATCATTTTGCCCTGAAAGTAAGGGGAGATTCCATGGAGGATGGCGGTATTTTTGACGGTGATATTGCCATTATAAAAAAACAGAATATAGCACAGAATGGAGATATAGTAGCTGCTCTTCTGGAAGAAGAAGCCACACTGAAAAGATATAAACTGCAGGGTGATGCTATTCACCTCATTCCTGAAAATCCGGCCTATGCTCCCATAGTAGTGAAAGATGTTCTGATCCTGGGGAAACTCTCGGCTGTATTCAGGAAATACTGA
- a CDS encoding redox-regulated ATPase YchF — protein sequence MGFNCGVIGLPNVGKSTIFNALSSAGAQMANYPFCTIEPNRGIVPVPDKRLQEIGKILGKNDPIPTKIEFIDVAGLVRGASKGEGLGNTFLGHIRQVDAIIHVVRCFSDENIIHVTGNVDPLRDIEIINTELILSDMEVLERADEKMQKQTRSGIKEASHRISVIERMLSHLNEGKLLKNLSLEEEEKKIAAEFGLITNKPVLYCANIAENEMPDDHLNKIREFADSDHSRFIYICGKLEEEISELPGDEKREYLEAMGLKESGLDRLIAIGYELLDLISFYSAATDLQAWTVRRGTSAPRAAGKIHTDFERGFIRAEIMSWEDLLKYGSEHGVRDHGLLRSEGKDYIIEDGDIVRFLFNV from the coding sequence ATGGGATTTAATTGTGGTGTAATCGGGCTTCCCAATGTGGGTAAATCTACAATTTTCAATGCCCTCTCCAGTGCCGGTGCACAGATGGCAAATTATCCTTTCTGCACTATTGAACCGAATCGGGGAATAGTCCCGGTACCGGATAAAAGATTGCAGGAAATCGGGAAAATTCTGGGTAAAAATGATCCCATTCCCACTAAAATTGAATTTATCGACGTGGCTGGACTGGTCAGGGGTGCCTCAAAAGGGGAAGGTCTGGGTAATACCTTTCTCGGTCATATCAGGCAGGTCGACGCGATTATCCATGTCGTACGCTGTTTCTCCGACGAGAATATAATTCATGTGACGGGAAATGTTGATCCTTTGCGGGATATCGAAATTATCAATACGGAGCTTATCCTTTCGGACATGGAAGTTCTGGAGCGCGCCGATGAGAAGATGCAGAAACAGACGCGCTCCGGGATAAAGGAGGCTTCACACAGGATATCGGTCATTGAACGTATGTTATCCCACCTGAATGAAGGAAAACTTCTGAAAAACCTGTCGCTGGAAGAAGAAGAAAAAAAAATTGCTGCCGAATTCGGATTGATTACCAATAAGCCGGTCCTTTATTGCGCCAATATCGCCGAAAATGAAATGCCCGACGATCATCTCAATAAGATTAGAGAGTTCGCCGATTCCGATCATTCCCGGTTTATCTATATCTGTGGAAAACTGGAAGAAGAAATTTCCGAACTTCCCGGTGATGAGAAAAGGGAATATCTCGAAGCCATGGGCCTGAAGGAATCGGGACTGGACAGGCTTATTGCCATCGGGTATGAGCTACTCGATCTCATATCCTTTTATTCAGCGGCCACAGATCTCCAGGCCTGGACGGTTCGGAGAGGCACGTCAGCTCCCAGGGCCGCGGGGAAAATTCACACGGATTTTGAGCGTGGTTTTATCCGGGCCGAGATCATGTCCTGGGAGGATCTTTTGAAATATGGATCAGAGCATGGCGTCAGAGATCATGGACTGCTGAGGTCCGAGGGAAAGGATTATATTATTGAAGATGGGGATATCGTACGGTTTCTTTTCAACGTGTGA